A stretch of DNA from Xyrauchen texanus isolate HMW12.3.18 chromosome 31, RBS_HiC_50CHRs, whole genome shotgun sequence:
cctaaccctcacagaaaactttcttcatttttacattttcaaaaaacataatttagtatgatttataagctgttttcctcatggggaccgacaaaatgtccccacaaggtcaaaaatttcgggttttactatccttatggggacatttggtccccacaaagtgataaatacacgctcacactcacacatacacacacactcacacacacacacacacttacacacacacacacacacactcacacacacacgcacacacacatacactcacacacacacacatacactcacacacacgcacacacacacatacactcacacacacacacacactcacacacacatatacacatacacacacacacacacacacgcacacacacatacacacacacgcacgcacacatacactcacacacacacacacactcacacacacacacacacacactagtgtgTTCTGCAAATGTTAAAGGGGGAAAAACTCTTAAAAAAAACGATGTTGAGCAACTGATTTGAGGACTAATTAAAAACGAAAGTAAAGGGTTAAATTAGGTGACGTCACGAGGAGGCGTGGTGTGCGCGATGTGACGTGGTTCCGTCGCTGAATCGCGCAGCTCGGTCGACTGCACGTTACCGAATCACCGGACAAGCTCGCTCCGTTTTACCGGCACACCGCGATCTTCCGCCTCCCGTTACGCGTTACCCAGCAGCGGCATCATGTCTGCGGTGCAGCGGATGAAAGTAGCGAACGAGAAACACAGTAAAACCATCACGCAGCGAGGACACGTACAGAAGACCACGGTACGAGTGCGCGCTCCCGCGACATCCTGCacacaattataaaaataacctaaacacacacacacacacacacacacactcactcactcactcactcactcgcgcgCCATACACCCGCATATAAGTATGCACAATTAAACACACTACATATATGCACTCGATGCACGCTCAAATACACAGAACACACATGATATATGCATGCATTTATGTCTCACATGTGTCATGCATGAACAGAATCTGAAACTAAatatgtgaatgtgtttgttgtttgtgCAGCGGGTAGTGAATGAGGAGAAATCTCCCGTCGGCCCCTGGCTGCTCGCACtctttgtgtttgttgtgtgtggcTCTGGTAAGACATCAGTCAACACATATGACATACAAACTCATGCATTCTACATGTGTAACCATATGTGACATGTTTGTATACTAATAGCCAGTGTCCCCTGTGATTGTTGTTCTTTCAGAAGCAATCCCTATTTCTATTGGGCAGACCCTTCAGCCACCTGAGCAGATAATTATATTCTATAAAGTTCAGTAATCAGTCATTTTTACTTTCAGGTCCACTTCTCCATAAGGGACAAAAGTAGCACATTTAAATTGATATTTTTCAAATACTTGCATTTAATCACTATGAATATGTATTGCCTCCTACACATACAACTGACATAAAGTCATGTAATTTCATAATAAGTCATAATTAAGCTCcgaatagaatattaagaactatatcagatgtAATACATAACAGAAGGCATTTTTAACCCCATTATTTTGAGTTTCAGGGGCATTTTACAGCTTTATGAGGGCTGTTTCTACTTCATAGTGACATCAACATCAGTTCATATTTTATTCCATTATATTGGATTATCATTGAGTATTACTAGAGCAGATAACACGTTTCTGTCCCTGACATTACATAAGAATGG
This window harbors:
- the LOC127625552 gene encoding stress-associated endoplasmic reticulum protein 1-like; the encoded protein is MSAVQRMKVANEKHSKTITQRGHVQKTTRVVNEEKSPVGPWLLALFVFVVCGSAIFQIIQSIRQGM